The proteins below come from a single Edaphobacter acidisoli genomic window:
- a CDS encoding aminopeptidase P family protein: MNFLARRKKAATAAKAAGVDGLLVTHLPDVRYLSGFTGSNAALALAGGRAVLFTDGRYTAQAKAEAKGMRVVIAPKAAAVAASEWLAEAKVWRCGFDDGNTTVAALKQMRAAVPAKVRRGLFEPVGPLVAKLRWVKDADEIAKIRKAAALGCKLFDGMLEFLEPGLTEMAVAAELEHRARLAGAEGMSFETIVASGERSALPHGRASAAKLPKQGFCTLDFGVVLDGYMSDMTRTVHIGKARGAEREVYDAVLEAQEAAVRKVAPGVAAGDVDEAARSVLRRAKLDKYFSHSTGHGVGLEIHEGPRLAAKQEQKLEAGMVITIEPGVYMPGKFGLRIEDMVLVTSKGGSSQGGEVLTPSVKACLEL; this comes from the coding sequence ATGAATTTTCTTGCGCGTAGGAAGAAAGCGGCGACAGCGGCGAAGGCGGCCGGGGTGGATGGGTTGCTGGTGACGCACCTGCCGGATGTGCGGTATCTGAGCGGGTTTACCGGGTCGAATGCGGCTCTGGCGCTGGCTGGTGGGCGGGCGGTGCTGTTTACCGATGGCCGGTACACGGCCCAGGCGAAGGCTGAGGCCAAGGGGATGCGAGTGGTAATCGCTCCTAAGGCTGCTGCCGTGGCGGCTTCGGAGTGGCTGGCGGAGGCGAAGGTCTGGCGATGCGGTTTTGATGATGGCAATACGACGGTTGCCGCGCTGAAGCAGATGCGGGCGGCGGTTCCGGCGAAGGTTCGGCGGGGGCTGTTTGAGCCGGTGGGGCCGCTGGTGGCGAAGCTGCGCTGGGTGAAGGATGCGGACGAGATTGCGAAGATTCGCAAGGCGGCGGCACTGGGATGCAAGCTGTTTGACGGGATGCTGGAATTTCTGGAGCCGGGGCTGACGGAGATGGCTGTGGCTGCGGAGCTGGAGCATCGGGCACGGCTGGCGGGTGCGGAGGGGATGTCGTTTGAGACGATTGTGGCCAGCGGGGAGCGGAGTGCGCTGCCGCATGGCCGGGCTTCGGCGGCGAAGTTGCCAAAGCAGGGGTTTTGCACGCTGGACTTCGGCGTGGTGCTGGATGGGTATATGAGCGACATGACGCGTACCGTTCACATTGGCAAGGCGCGAGGGGCGGAGCGGGAAGTGTATGATGCGGTGCTGGAAGCGCAGGAGGCTGCTGTGCGGAAGGTGGCTCCCGGCGTGGCGGCAGGCGATGTGGACGAGGCTGCACGCAGCGTGCTGCGGCGCGCGAAGCTGGACAAGTACTTCAGCCACTCGACCGGGCATGGTGTTGGACTGGAGATTCATGAAGGACCCCGGCTTGCAGCCAAGCAGGAGCAAAAGCTGGAAGCGGGAATGGTGATTACGATTGAGCCCGGGGTATACATGCCGGGAAAGTTTGGCTTGCGCATTGAAGACATGGTTTTGGTAACGTCTAAAGGCGGAAGTTCTCAAGGCGGCGAGGTTTTGACGCCGAGCGTGAAGGCCTGTCTTGAACTGTAG
- the accB gene encoding acetyl-CoA carboxylase biotin carboxyl carrier protein: MMDGKTLDELRGLVEFLKANEIAEFDMEQADLKVRIKFAGGIVAAGSVAQGIDAAQLSRLMASAAPAPGAAGAAHVGAAPVAAADEGLHEVKSPIVGTFYESPSPGAPPFVKIGDQVEAGQVLCIVEAMKLMNEIEADVAGEVVKRIAASGQPVEYGQPLFAIRPR, from the coding sequence ATGATGGACGGAAAGACGTTGGACGAACTTCGCGGGCTGGTCGAATTCCTGAAGGCAAATGAGATTGCCGAGTTCGACATGGAGCAGGCTGATCTGAAGGTGAGGATCAAGTTTGCGGGTGGGATCGTGGCTGCGGGTTCGGTTGCCCAGGGAATTGACGCGGCACAGTTGAGCAGGCTGATGGCTTCGGCTGCTCCGGCACCTGGGGCTGCGGGGGCTGCTCATGTGGGAGCCGCGCCTGTTGCGGCTGCGGATGAGGGGCTGCATGAGGTGAAGTCGCCGATCGTGGGGACGTTCTATGAGTCGCCGTCGCCGGGCGCGCCGCCGTTTGTGAAGATTGGCGACCAGGTGGAGGCCGGGCAGGTGCTCTGCATCGTTGAGGCCATGAAGCTGATGAATGAGATTGAGGCCGATGTCGCCGGTGAGGTGGTGAAGCGGATTGCTGCAAGCGGACAGCCGGTGGAGTATGGGCAGCCTCTGTTTGCGATTAGGCCGAGGTAG
- the accC gene encoding acetyl-CoA carboxylase biotin carboxylase subunit: MFRKVLIANRGEIALRVISACKEMGIRTVAVYSEADRNSLHVRFADEAICIGPPRSADSYLNVPAVISAAEIADVDAIHPGYGLLSENANFAEVCRASNIKFIGPPPEVTRMMGEKSTARQTMKKAKVPILPGSDGVIADEKEALEWAKSVGYPVILKAVAGGGGRGMRIVRSAEELPAMFQQASTEAANAFGNGDMYMEKFIERPRHIEFQVLADEHGNVMSLGERECSIQRRHQKLIEEAPSLMVSPKLREELGKTIKKALEAIGYWNAGTIEFLMDEDGKIYFIEMNTRIQVEHCVTEMVTGIDLVKAQLRIAAGEKLSSIITKPVEIRGHAIECRINAEHPEKFTPSAGKITAFNVPGGNGVRVDTAQYSEGVVPPYYDSMIAKLICHGTDRTEAMDKMQRALGQFVVQGIHTTIPLHQRIFADEEFRAGQFDTKFMERFLERQKSS, translated from the coding sequence ATGTTTCGTAAGGTTTTGATTGCAAATCGTGGAGAGATTGCTTTGCGCGTGATTTCGGCGTGCAAGGAGATGGGCATCCGCACGGTTGCGGTGTATAGCGAGGCGGACAGGAACTCGCTGCATGTGCGGTTTGCCGATGAGGCGATCTGCATTGGGCCGCCGCGCTCGGCGGACAGCTATCTGAATGTGCCGGCAGTGATCTCGGCGGCGGAGATTGCGGATGTGGATGCGATTCATCCGGGCTATGGGCTGCTGAGCGAGAATGCGAACTTTGCCGAGGTGTGCCGGGCGTCGAATATCAAGTTCATCGGGCCGCCGCCGGAGGTGACGCGCATGATGGGCGAGAAGTCCACGGCGCGGCAGACGATGAAGAAGGCGAAGGTGCCGATTCTACCTGGGTCGGACGGCGTGATTGCCGACGAAAAAGAGGCGCTGGAGTGGGCGAAGAGCGTTGGCTACCCGGTGATTTTGAAGGCTGTCGCGGGCGGCGGCGGGCGTGGCATGAGGATTGTGCGCTCGGCTGAGGAACTGCCTGCGATGTTTCAGCAGGCTTCGACCGAGGCGGCGAATGCGTTCGGCAACGGCGACATGTACATGGAGAAGTTCATCGAGCGGCCGCGGCATATCGAGTTCCAGGTGCTGGCAGATGAGCACGGCAATGTGATGAGCCTGGGCGAGCGCGAGTGCTCGATTCAGCGGCGGCACCAGAAGCTGATTGAAGAGGCTCCAAGCCTGATGGTGAGCCCGAAGCTGCGCGAGGAGCTGGGCAAGACGATCAAGAAGGCGCTGGAGGCGATTGGATACTGGAACGCGGGGACGATTGAGTTCCTGATGGATGAGGATGGGAAGATCTACTTCATCGAGATGAATACGCGCATTCAGGTGGAGCACTGCGTGACCGAGATGGTGACGGGGATTGATCTGGTGAAGGCGCAGTTGCGGATTGCCGCGGGCGAGAAGCTGTCGTCGATCATCACGAAGCCGGTGGAGATTCGCGGGCATGCGATTGAGTGCAGGATCAATGCCGAGCATCCCGAAAAGTTCACGCCGAGCGCGGGCAAGATTACGGCGTTCAATGTGCCGGGAGGCAACGGCGTGCGCGTCGATACGGCGCAGTATTCAGAGGGTGTGGTGCCTCCGTACTACGACTCGATGATTGCGAAGCTGATCTGCCACGGCACGGACCGCACGGAAGCCATGGACAAGATGCAGCGGGCGCTCGGGCAGTTTGTGGTGCAGGGGATTCATACGACGATTCCGCTGCATCAGCGGATCTTTGCCGATGAGGAGTTTCGCGCGGGGCAGTTCGATACGAAGTTCATGGAGCGGTTTCTGGAGCGGCAGAAGAGCAGCTAG
- the thiE gene encoding thiamine phosphate synthase: MISRFYPIVDAGVLARRRVGVADFARELRAAGVTLVQYRDKDGSPQDVLRAAAVIREAFAGADCRLILNDRADLTVLAGWDGVHVGQDDLSPADARRVVGASRWVGTSTHSDEQVRVADAGCADYVAVGPVFATGTKLDAEPVIGLDGVRRARALTAKPIVAIGGITRANAAGVIAAGADSVAVISGLFVEGETVQKVAEDFLRIFG; this comes from the coding sequence ATGATTTCCAGGTTTTATCCGATTGTGGATGCGGGTGTGCTGGCTCGGCGTAGGGTTGGTGTCGCTGATTTTGCGCGAGAGCTGCGGGCGGCTGGCGTGACGCTGGTTCAGTATCGCGATAAGGATGGTTCTCCGCAGGATGTGTTGCGCGCGGCGGCGGTGATTCGTGAGGCGTTTGCCGGGGCGGATTGCCGGTTGATTTTGAATGATCGAGCGGATTTGACTGTGCTTGCCGGGTGGGACGGCGTGCATGTGGGGCAGGATGATCTTTCGCCTGCGGATGCGCGGCGCGTGGTTGGGGCTTCGCGCTGGGTGGGGACTTCGACGCATTCGGATGAGCAGGTGCGTGTGGCTGATGCCGGCTGCGCGGATTACGTGGCTGTGGGGCCGGTGTTTGCTACGGGGACGAAGCTGGATGCGGAGCCGGTGATTGGGCTCGATGGGGTTCGGCGGGCGCGGGCGCTGACTGCGAAACCGATTGTGGCGATTGGTGGGATTACTCGGGCGAATGCTGCGGGCGTGATTGCTGCGGGCGCGGATTCTGTGGCGGTGATCAGCGGGTTGTTTGTCGAGGGTGAGACGGTTCAGAAGGTGGCTGAAGACTTTCTCCGAATTTTCGGGTAG
- a CDS encoding amino acid permease: MSKLLATKPIETILGEAAETGNTTLKRTLGPTNLVALGIGAIIGTGIFVLTGPTAALYAGPGVVYAFIVAAVACVFAGLCYAEFAAMIPVAGSAYTYGYATLGEIFAWIIGWDLVLEYAFGAATVCSGWSGYVLSLLQDFHIRLPPEIAGTPGTPFVYWQGHWELLSRITMKLAQTGVDPNTLPHRYGVFNLIAFIGIMAVTMILVIGIKESANFNSVIVAIKVIVLLIFLWLGGETLMHHQELLKMNWHPFVPPNTGTFGQFGMSGVMRAAGVIFFAYIGFDAVSTAAQEAKNPKRDMPLGILGSLIICTVLYILVALVLTGLVNYHDLNVPDSLAVGIDVTGVRWGSFLVKIGALGGLSSTMVVMLLGQSRVFFSMSKDGLLPKFFSTVHPKFQTPWISSLTVGVVVATFASLIPLAKLGEMTSIGTLLAFIIVSAGVWVLRKRRPELPRPFRAPWMPVTPILGIVVSLAMMLFLPWETWARLIIWLIAGMFIYVFYSRRHSKVQIELGEEVAGD; encoded by the coding sequence ATGTCGAAGCTGCTGGCGACTAAGCCAATCGAAACAATTCTGGGCGAGGCCGCCGAGACGGGCAACACGACGCTGAAGCGTACGCTCGGGCCGACCAACCTGGTTGCGCTGGGCATCGGCGCAATTATTGGGACGGGAATCTTTGTACTGACCGGGCCGACGGCTGCGCTCTATGCCGGGCCGGGCGTGGTGTATGCGTTTATCGTTGCGGCGGTTGCGTGCGTCTTTGCCGGGCTTTGCTATGCGGAGTTCGCTGCGATGATCCCGGTGGCCGGGTCCGCGTACACCTATGGATACGCGACGCTGGGTGAGATCTTCGCGTGGATCATTGGCTGGGACCTGGTGCTGGAGTATGCGTTTGGCGCGGCGACCGTGTGCTCGGGGTGGAGCGGCTATGTGCTGAGCCTGTTGCAGGACTTTCATATACGGCTGCCGCCAGAGATTGCCGGAACGCCGGGGACGCCGTTTGTGTACTGGCAGGGGCACTGGGAGCTGCTGAGCCGCATCACAATGAAGCTGGCGCAGACGGGGGTTGATCCGAACACGCTGCCGCACAGGTATGGCGTGTTCAACCTGATTGCGTTTATCGGGATCATGGCAGTGACGATGATTCTGGTCATCGGCATCAAGGAGTCGGCGAACTTCAACTCGGTCATCGTTGCGATTAAGGTGATTGTGCTGCTGATCTTCCTGTGGCTCGGTGGCGAGACGCTGATGCATCACCAGGAGCTGCTGAAGATGAACTGGCACCCGTTCGTTCCTCCGAATACGGGGACGTTTGGGCAGTTCGGCATGTCGGGCGTGATGCGCGCTGCGGGCGTGATCTTCTTCGCGTACATCGGGTTCGATGCGGTGTCGACGGCGGCGCAGGAGGCGAAGAATCCGAAGCGCGATATGCCGCTGGGGATTCTGGGTTCGCTGATTATCTGCACGGTGCTGTACATTCTTGTGGCTCTGGTGCTGACTGGCCTTGTGAATTATCACGACCTGAATGTGCCGGACTCGCTGGCGGTCGGCATTGATGTGACGGGCGTGCGCTGGGGCAGCTTTCTGGTGAAGATTGGCGCGCTGGGCGGGCTTTCGAGCACGATGGTGGTGATGTTGCTGGGGCAGAGCAGAGTGTTCTTCTCGATGTCGAAGGACGGCCTCTTGCCGAAGTTCTTCTCAACGGTGCATCCGAAGTTTCAGACGCCGTGGATCTCGTCGCTGACGGTGGGCGTGGTGGTGGCGACGTTCGCTTCGCTGATTCCGCTGGCGAAGCTGGGCGAGATGACGAGCATTGGGACGCTGCTGGCGTTCATCATCGTCTCGGCTGGCGTTTGGGTGCTGAGGAAGCGGCGTCCGGAGCTGCCGCGGCCGTTCCGCGCACCGTGGATGCCGGTGACTCCGATCCTGGGGATCGTGGTGTCGCTGGCGATGATGCTGTTCCTGCCCTGGGAGACGTGGGCCCGGCTGATTATCTGGCTGATCGCTGGAATGTTTATTTATGTGTTCTACAGCAGGCGGCACAGCAAGGTGCAGATCGAGCTGGGCGAGGAAGTGGCTGGGGACTAA
- a CDS encoding ABC transporter ATP-binding protein has protein sequence MAIETAVLSAEPNTSNAGGPHDGEVIVTDNLWKTYEMGDQQVHALRGVNLRIRHNEYVAIMGPSGSGKSTLMNLIGCLDSPSQGKYWLNGHDVSELDDDELARIRNKEIGFVFQTFNLLARATALHNVELPLIYNGTPASERIDRAKAALESVGLESRMMHKPNELSGGQRQRVAIARALVNRPSIILADEPTGNLDSKTGDEIMALFDELHSKGNTIILVTHEPDIAEFAHRVVTIRDGVIAGDNASTRARGQ, from the coding sequence ATGGCCATTGAAACCGCAGTCCTCTCTGCCGAACCCAACACCTCAAACGCGGGCGGCCCGCACGATGGAGAAGTCATCGTCACCGACAATCTCTGGAAGACCTACGAGATGGGCGACCAGCAGGTCCACGCCCTCCGCGGCGTCAACCTCCGCATCCGTCACAACGAATACGTCGCCATCATGGGTCCGTCCGGCTCAGGAAAGTCCACGCTGATGAACCTCATCGGCTGTCTCGACTCGCCCTCGCAGGGCAAATACTGGCTCAACGGCCACGACGTCTCCGAGCTGGACGACGACGAGCTGGCCCGCATCCGCAATAAAGAGATCGGCTTCGTCTTCCAGACCTTCAATCTGCTCGCCCGCGCCACTGCGCTGCACAACGTCGAGCTGCCGCTCATCTACAACGGCACCCCCGCCAGTGAGCGCATCGACCGAGCCAAAGCTGCGCTCGAATCGGTCGGCCTCGAATCCCGCATGATGCACAAACCGAACGAACTCTCCGGCGGCCAGCGCCAGCGTGTCGCCATCGCCCGCGCCCTCGTCAACAGGCCATCCATCATCCTCGCCGACGAGCCCACCGGCAACCTCGACTCCAAGACCGGCGACGAGATCATGGCCCTCTTCGACGAGCTGCACTCTAAAGGCAACACCATCATCCTCGTCACCCATGAGCCTGATATCGCAGAGTTTGCCCACCGCGTCGTCACCATCCGCGACGGTGTCATCGCGGGCGACAACGCCTCCACCCGCGCCCGCGGCCAGTAG
- a CDS encoding efflux RND transporter periplasmic adaptor subunit, which translates to MSAKKIILIAAVVLVLVGIITGTVIHNNANVTKVATGKAVNQDLVSIVNGTGQIKPRTYVNVGATAFGRITHLYVKEGDHVKKGEVLATVENVQPEAVVAAQQANITSSKTNVTSDVAAEKTAEANIAEAKADLEQKNFDYIRAQALYKNQLIAKQDYDSKKAAYDMSVATLAQRQAALAQSVAQTQSQRALVNQAEASQRSNYDALDKTISRAPFDGLVTNVPVREGETVVVGIQNAEGSTLMTLADMSVITAEVKVDETDIVNVSMNQPVNVTVDALPGKVFKGHVTEVGDQALLRTTGIATSQSTTGTEEAKDFKVVVTLDNPSDDLRPGLSATAKITTANIPNALTIPIQALVQRDPAQEKLLADNNGKMPTHLVNASTSDQNKPIFVQGVYVLRAEHKKLRVVFVPVTTGVSGATDIQVLGGLKAGDEIVTGRYTVLRTLKSGTAVKRDNTPEVATATDNS; encoded by the coding sequence ATGAGCGCAAAGAAAATCATCCTGATCGCAGCAGTGGTGCTCGTTCTTGTGGGGATTATCACCGGCACCGTCATTCACAACAACGCCAACGTCACCAAGGTCGCCACGGGCAAAGCCGTTAATCAAGACCTGGTTTCCATCGTCAACGGCACCGGCCAGATCAAGCCCAGGACCTACGTCAACGTCGGTGCGACCGCCTTTGGCCGCATCACGCACCTCTACGTCAAAGAGGGTGATCACGTGAAGAAGGGCGAGGTCCTCGCCACGGTCGAGAACGTCCAGCCTGAAGCCGTCGTCGCGGCCCAGCAGGCCAACATCACGTCGTCGAAGACCAACGTCACCAGCGACGTGGCCGCAGAAAAGACGGCCGAGGCCAACATCGCCGAGGCCAAGGCCGACCTCGAACAGAAAAACTTCGACTACATCCGTGCTCAGGCGCTCTATAAAAACCAGTTGATTGCCAAGCAGGACTACGACTCCAAAAAGGCCGCCTACGACATGTCCGTAGCGACGCTTGCTCAGCGCCAGGCTGCGCTCGCGCAATCCGTCGCGCAGACCCAGTCGCAGCGCGCCCTCGTCAATCAGGCCGAAGCCAGCCAGCGCTCCAACTACGACGCGCTCGACAAGACCATCAGCCGCGCACCCTTTGACGGCCTCGTCACCAACGTGCCCGTCCGTGAAGGCGAAACCGTCGTCGTCGGCATCCAGAACGCCGAAGGCTCCACGCTGATGACGCTCGCTGACATGTCCGTCATCACCGCCGAGGTTAAGGTCGACGAAACCGACATCGTCAACGTCTCCATGAACCAGCCCGTCAACGTCACCGTCGATGCCCTGCCCGGCAAGGTCTTCAAGGGCCACGTCACCGAGGTCGGCGACCAGGCGCTGCTCCGCACCACCGGCATCGCCACCAGCCAGAGCACCACAGGAACAGAAGAAGCGAAGGACTTCAAAGTCGTCGTTACGCTCGACAACCCCTCCGATGACCTGCGCCCAGGCCTCTCCGCGACGGCCAAAATCACCACGGCCAACATCCCCAATGCTCTGACGATCCCCATCCAGGCGCTCGTCCAGCGCGACCCCGCGCAGGAAAAGCTCCTCGCTGACAACAATGGCAAGATGCCCACGCATCTCGTCAACGCATCGACCAGCGACCAGAACAAACCAATCTTTGTGCAGGGCGTTTATGTACTGCGCGCCGAGCACAAGAAGCTCCGCGTCGTCTTCGTGCCCGTCACCACCGGCGTCTCCGGCGCAACCGACATCCAGGTGCTCGGCGGACTTAAAGCCGGCGACGAGATCGTCACCGGGAGATACACCGTACTCCGTACCCTTAAGAGCGGCACAGCCGTCAAACGAGACAACACGCCTGAGGTTGCGACCGCGACAGATAATAGCTGA
- a CDS encoding GWxTD domain-containing protein, with amino-acid sequence MNNVRRLAAGTALFSLALLGVHALPAQDAGSPSADGVTQTAPTVEQPDPLKRPLTDKERRAQQKALKGELHGVYKKWVDEDVRWIITDQELSAFKSLSNDEERDQFIENFWRRRNPDPDSPENEYKEEHYARIAYANEHFAAGKPGWMTDRGHIYIAYGKPDSIDSHPSGGSYERPMDEGGGETSTFPFEVWHYRYIEGIGDNIDIEFVDTCMCGDYHMTIDRSEKDALKHVPGAGLTMYEQMGQASKADRFNGGGIEQLGKGPMSSEQQSKEFDRLDRYAKLMAPPEIKFKDMDEYMTSSKILTGPPFLFDVRTDYVKVTNDTILVPLTVQIRNGDMTFQNKDGVATAKVNILGRVFNMTHRPIQTFENTVDVAVPSELLGQTENNHSVYWKALPLRPGLYKVVIVIKDVNNPDHVGRWIRSINVPRYDDDHLASSSLILADQMERVPSKDIGAGNFVIGNTRIRPRVPTEVSQPVTFHRAQNLNFWMQVYNLGIDEKSKHNGATIHYEIEDLNTNKPVLQSEDLTAKMNPNADQITIEKSLPLASLQPGKYQVSIKVDDGITKQQIAESAPFIVD; translated from the coding sequence ATGAACAACGTACGGCGTTTGGCAGCAGGCACAGCTTTGTTCTCCCTTGCTCTTCTGGGGGTGCATGCCTTGCCGGCGCAGGATGCGGGTAGCCCGTCTGCTGATGGCGTCACCCAGACTGCACCGACGGTAGAACAGCCCGACCCACTCAAGCGTCCCTTGACCGACAAGGAGCGCCGGGCGCAGCAGAAGGCGCTCAAGGGCGAGTTACATGGCGTCTACAAGAAGTGGGTGGACGAAGACGTCCGCTGGATCATCACCGACCAGGAGCTGTCGGCCTTCAAGAGCCTAAGTAACGACGAGGAACGCGACCAGTTCATCGAGAACTTCTGGCGTCGCCGGAACCCTGATCCCGATTCTCCCGAGAACGAATATAAGGAAGAGCACTACGCCCGCATTGCGTATGCGAACGAGCACTTCGCCGCGGGCAAGCCGGGCTGGATGACCGACCGCGGACACATCTATATTGCCTACGGCAAACCGGACTCGATTGATTCGCACCCGAGCGGCGGCAGCTACGAGCGCCCGATGGATGAAGGCGGCGGCGAGACTTCGACCTTCCCGTTCGAGGTCTGGCACTACCGGTATATTGAGGGCATTGGCGACAACATCGACATTGAATTTGTCGATACGTGCATGTGCGGCGACTACCACATGACGATCGACCGCTCGGAGAAGGACGCGCTGAAGCACGTTCCCGGCGCCGGTCTGACGATGTATGAGCAGATGGGGCAGGCGTCGAAGGCGGACCGCTTCAACGGGGGCGGCATCGAACAGCTCGGCAAGGGGCCGATGAGCTCCGAGCAGCAGAGCAAGGAGTTTGACCGACTGGACCGCTATGCCAAGCTGATGGCTCCGCCGGAGATCAAGTTCAAGGACATGGACGAGTACATGACCTCGTCCAAGATCCTGACCGGGCCGCCGTTCCTTTTCGACGTGCGCACGGATTATGTGAAGGTCACGAACGACACGATTCTGGTGCCGCTGACGGTTCAGATCCGTAATGGCGACATGACGTTTCAAAATAAGGATGGGGTAGCCACAGCGAAGGTGAATATTCTTGGCCGCGTCTTCAATATGACGCACCGCCCGATTCAAACCTTTGAAAACACAGTGGATGTAGCGGTTCCGAGCGAACTATTGGGCCAAACCGAGAATAATCACTCGGTCTATTGGAAGGCCCTGCCACTGCGACCGGGGCTATATAAGGTCGTCATTGTTATCAAAGACGTGAATAATCCCGATCATGTGGGCCGCTGGATACGCAGTATCAACGTGCCGCGTTACGATGACGACCATCTGGCTTCGTCCTCGCTGATTCTGGCCGACCAGATGGAGCGGGTACCGTCGAAGGACATCGGCGCGGGCAACTTTGTTATTGGAAACACGAGGATTCGCCCAAGGGTGCCGACTGAGGTATCTCAGCCGGTTACTTTTCATCGTGCCCAGAACTTGAATTTCTGGATGCAGGTGTATAACCTTGGCATCGACGAAAAAAGCAAGCATAACGGAGCCACGATCCATTACGAGATCGAGGACCTGAACACAAATAAACCCGTCCTGCAGTCGGAAGATTTGACAGCAAAGATGAATCCGAATGCAGACCAGATTACGATTGAGAAGAGCCTTCCGCTGGCGAGCTTGCAGCCAGGCAAGTACCAGGTCTCAATCAAGGTCGATGACGGGATAACGAAGCAGCAGATCGCAGAATCTGCGCCGTTCATTGTTGACTAG
- a CDS encoding carboxypeptidase-like regulatory domain-containing protein — MQRTQVKIALLTLMLAMASVSEAVAQGAMVSGVVRDAQGVAQMGALVQVLRADSSIMGAAFTDLHGRYIIANLVPGHYDVKASAALFMPASRNNLHLRSGAEAVVNLTLNTLFEPSAWLPAERRKADEPDDDWKWTLRSAANRPILRLNDDGKMVVVSSSLTEPQKRTPVARASLVAGDGGFGANGLHNVLLMERTLDDGANVVMRADYGTMGRPYTGGPSTSFAGGYERAMGFAGASRMMASYQSHPEMVGSGNVDGMRALQMVSAERMKMGDMADVEAGSTLYVVQTNGYATAVRPFLKITAHPGSWTAGYRVATSQDVQSYSSLDAVEQPVPVAVMSRGRLQTAQGTHQEFSAGHKVGKGLVQVAYYLDSQKNVMIAGGGALTAADIQGFSQTNQGGIVADATTGEFRVLSAGYKTRGIDMTFSEPITPAMWLALAYSTGAGMEARDESSLTLPAVATDMTPRMSQALTLAVKGRIIHSGTQVRASYRWQPAQIVTAVNPYGAFGDQAYFSCYLRQAIRLGNLLPAGMEATVDITNLLAQGYRPVMTSDGHMLFLAQAPRTVQGGLAFNF; from the coding sequence GTGCAACGGACCCAGGTGAAGATCGCACTTCTGACGCTGATGCTGGCTATGGCATCTGTCAGCGAAGCCGTCGCTCAGGGAGCGATGGTTTCGGGCGTTGTACGAGACGCACAGGGCGTCGCGCAGATGGGGGCGCTGGTCCAGGTGCTGCGGGCTGATTCGTCGATTATGGGTGCGGCGTTCACCGACCTGCATGGCCGCTATATCATCGCCAATCTTGTTCCCGGACATTACGACGTTAAGGCCAGCGCTGCGCTCTTCATGCCGGCGAGCAGGAACAATCTGCACCTGCGGTCTGGAGCCGAGGCTGTCGTCAACCTTACCCTGAACACACTCTTCGAACCGTCGGCCTGGCTGCCTGCGGAGCGTCGCAAGGCGGACGAGCCCGACGACGACTGGAAGTGGACCCTGCGTTCGGCGGCGAACCGCCCGATTCTTCGACTGAATGACGATGGCAAGATGGTGGTCGTTTCGTCGAGCCTGACGGAGCCGCAAAAGCGGACCCCTGTGGCTCGCGCTTCGCTGGTAGCGGGCGATGGCGGCTTTGGCGCGAATGGGCTGCACAATGTTCTGCTGATGGAACGGACGCTGGACGACGGCGCCAATGTGGTGATGCGTGCCGACTACGGCACCATGGGGCGCCCTTATACGGGTGGACCTTCAACGTCGTTCGCAGGGGGATATGAGCGTGCGATGGGTTTTGCAGGCGCGTCGCGCATGATGGCCAGTTATCAGTCGCATCCGGAGATGGTGGGCTCGGGCAATGTGGACGGGATGCGGGCACTTCAGATGGTCTCCGCTGAGCGGATGAAGATGGGCGATATGGCCGATGTTGAGGCCGGAAGCACGCTGTATGTCGTCCAGACCAATGGCTACGCCACCGCTGTACGGCCGTTCCTGAAGATAACGGCGCATCCTGGATCGTGGACGGCTGGGTATCGAGTGGCCACTTCACAGGACGTGCAGTCGTACAGCAGCCTGGATGCGGTAGAACAGCCGGTGCCAGTGGCGGTTATGTCGCGTGGCCGTCTCCAGACTGCCCAGGGTACGCACCAGGAGTTTTCGGCTGGCCACAAGGTGGGCAAGGGCCTGGTTCAGGTTGCGTATTATCTGGACTCACAGAAGAACGTCATGATCGCCGGAGGCGGTGCGCTGACGGCTGCCGACATCCAGGGCTTCAGCCAGACGAACCAGGGTGGCATTGTGGCCGATGCGACTACAGGTGAGTTCCGGGTGCTGAGCGCGGGCTACAAGACGCGCGGCATTGACATGACTTTCTCGGAGCCGATTACTCCGGCGATGTGGCTGGCATTGGCTTATAGCACGGGTGCGGGTATGGAGGCTCGGGACGAGAGCTCGCTGACGCTGCCCGCCGTTGCAACCGACATGACTCCGCGGATGTCTCAGGCACTGACACTGGCGGTGAAGGGAAGAATCATCCACTCCGGTACGCAGGTAAGGGCATCGTATCGGTGGCAGCCGGCGCAGATTGTCACTGCGGTCAATCCTTATGGGGCATTCGGCGACCAGGCTTACTTTAGCTGCTATCTGCGGCAGGCCATTCGACTGGGAAATCTGCTTCCGGCGGGCATGGAGGCAACGGTAGATATTACCAACCTGTTGGCGCAGGGATATCGTCCGGTCATGACTTCAGATGGCCATATGTTGTTCTTGGCACAGGCCCCACGCACCGTTCAGGGTGGGCTGGCGTTCAACTTCTAA